In the genome of Pongo pygmaeus isolate AG05252 chromosome 9, NHGRI_mPonPyg2-v2.0_pri, whole genome shotgun sequence, one region contains:
- the HPS5 gene encoding BLOC-2 complex member HPS5 isoform X4, with protein sequence MYVSSEHKGRRVTALCWDTAILRVFVGDHTGKVSAIKLNTSKQAKAAAAFVMFPVQTITTVDSCVVQLDYLDGRLLISSLTRSFLCDTEREKFWKIGNKERDGEYGACFFPGRCSGGQQPLIYCARPGSRMWEVNFDGEVISTHQFKKLLSLPPLPVITLRSEPQYDHTVGSSQSLSFPKLLHLRDGVLLCHPHWRAVARSQLTAASASQSHSGCHPGWSAVAQSWLTATSASREHCVLTWTERGIYIFIPQNVQVLLWSEVKDIQDVAVCRNELFCLHLNGKVSHLSLISVERCVERLLRRGLWNLAARTCCLFQNSVIASRARKTLTADKLEHLKSQLDHGTYNDLISQLEELILKFEPLDSACSSRRSSISSHESFSILDSGIYRIISSRRGSQSDEDSCSLHSQTLSEDERFKEFTSQQEEDLPDQCCGSHGNEDNVSHAPVMFETDKNETFLPFGIPLPFRSPSPLVSLQAVKESVSSFVRKTTEKIGTLHTSPDLKVRPELRGDEQSCEEDVSSDTCPKEEDNEEEKEVTSPPPEEDRFQELKVATAEAMTKLQDPLVLFESESLRMVLQEWLSHLEKTFAMKDFSGVSDTDNSSMKLNQDVLLVNESKKGILDEDNEKEKRDSLGNEETVDKTAWECVRSPRESLDDLFQICSPCAIASGLQNDLAELTTLCLELNVLNSKIKSTSGHVDHTLQQYSPEILACQFLKKYFFLLDLKRVKESIKLSYSNSPSVWDTFIEGLKEMASSNPVYMEMEKGDLPTKLKLLDDKVPFDSPLLVVYATRLYEKFGESALRSLIKFYPSILPSDIIQLCYHHPAEFLAYLDSLVKSRPEDQRSSFLESLLQPESLRLDWLLLAVSLDAPPSTSTMDDEGYPRPHSHLLSWGYSQLILHLIKLPADFITKEKMTDICRSCGFWPGYLILCLELERRREAFINIMYLNDMSLMEGDNGWIPETVEEWKLLLHLIQSKSTRPAPQESLNGSLSDGPSPINVENVALLLAKAMGPDRAWSLLQECGLALELSEKFTRTCDILRIAEKRQRALIQSMLEKCDRFLWSQQA encoded by the exons ATGTATGTGTCTTCAGAACACAAAGGCCGAAGAGTCACAGCTCTCTGCTGGGATACAGCTATTCTTAGAGTTTTTGTAGGTGATCATACTGGGAAGGTTTCTGCTATCAAACTCAATACTTCTAAACAAGCAAAG GCAGCTGCTGCTTTTGTGATGTTTCCTGTTCAGACAATAACAACTGTTGACTCCTGTGTTGTACAGTTAGATTATTTGGATGGAAGGCTACTTATATCTTCACTTACTCGATCCTTCTTGTGTGACACTGAGAG AGAAAAGTTTTGGAAAATTGGAAACAAGGAAAGAGATGGAGAATATGGAGCTTGTTTCTTTCCTGGAAGATGTTCTGGGGGCCAGCAACCTCTGATATATTGTGCTCGCCCAGGCTCTAGGATGTGGGAAGTGAACTTTGATGGAGAAGTTATAAGTACACATCAGTTCAAGAAACTCCTCTCGTTGCCACCTCTCCCTGTGATTACTCTAAG ATCAGAACCTCAGTATGATCATACAGTTGGATCCTCCCAATCTTTGTCTTTCCCCAAACTCTTACATCTTAG agacggagtcttgctctgtcacccacattggagggcagtagcgcgatctcagctcactgcagcctctgcctcccag agtcactcaggctgtcacccaggctggagtgcagtggcacaatcttggctcactgcaacctccgcctcccg TGAGCATTGTGTGCTGACTTGGACAGAAAGaggaatttatattttcattcctCAGAATGTTCAAGTTCTTCTTTGGAGTGAAGTCAAag ATATTCAGGATGTGGCTGTCTGTAGGAATGAATTGTTCTGTTTGCACCTAAATGGGAAAGTCTCACATCTCTCCCTGATATCTGTGGAGCGCTGTGTGGAACGCCTGCTAAGAAGAGGCCTGTGGAACCTGGCTGCTCGTACAtgctgtcttttccaaaattctgTCATTGCCAGCAGA GCAAGGAAAACTTTGACTGCAGATAAACTGGAGCATTTGAAATCTCAGCTGGACCACGGCACCTACAATGATCTAATTTCTCAACTGGAAGAATTGATCTTAAAATTTGAACCTTTGGATTCAGCTTGTAGCAGTAGAAGAAGCTCCATTTCATCACAT gaaAGTTTCAGCATCTTGGACTCTGGTATTTATCGTATCATTAGTAGTAGAAGAGGCAGTCAGTCAGATGAAGACTCTTGCTCCCTTCACAGCCAAACCCTCTCAGAAGATGAGAGATTTAAAGAATTCACCTCACAGCAGGAAGAGGACCTGCCAGAtcagtgctgtggctcacacggAAATGAAG ACAATGTTTCTCATGCTCCAGTGATGTTTGAGACAGATAAGAATGAAACTTTTCTCCCCTTCGGCATTCCATTACCATTTCGTTCTCCATCTCCTCTTGTGTCTCTTCAGGCTGTCAAAGAAAG TGTTTCTAGCTTTGTGCGTAAAACTACTGAGAAGATTGGCACCCTTCACACAAGCCCTGATCTGAAAGTGAGACCAGAGCTCAGGGGTGATGAGCAATCATGTGAAGAGGACGTGAGTTCAGATACCTGCCCAAAGGAGGAAGACAATGA GGAGGAAAAAGAGGTAACTAGTCCACCTCCAGAAGAAGACAGGTTCCAGGAGCTTAAAGTAGCAACAGCAGAAGCAAT GACCAAGCTACAGGACCCTCTGGTTTTATTTGAATCCGAGTCTCTGAGAATGGTTTTACAAGAGTGGCTTTCACATTTAGAAAAAACATTTGCCATGAAGGACTTTTCAGGCGTTTCAGATACTGACAACTCATCCATGAAATTGAACCAGGACGTACTATTAGTTAATGAATCAAAAAAGGGAATATTAGATGaagataatgaaaaagaaaaaagggactcTTTAGGCAATGAAGAAACTGTTGATAAAACAGCATGGGAATGTGTAAGGAGTCCAAGGGAGTCTTTGGATGACCTGTTTCAAATATGTTCTCCATGCGCCATTGCAAGTGGTCTTCAGAACGACCTGGCTGAATTGACAACATTATGTTTGGAGTTGAATGTATTGAATTCTAAGATCAAAAGCACCAGTGGACATGTGGACCACACTTTGCAACAGTACTCTCCTGAAATTCTGGCTTGCCAATTCCTGAAGAAGTACTTTTTTCTCCTGGACTTGAAAAGAGTGAAGGAGAGTATCAAGCTTAGTTACAGTAATAGCCCTTCTGTTTGGGATACTTTTATTGAAGGATTGAAAG AAATGGCAAGTTCCAATCCTGTGTATATGGAGATGGAAAAAGGAGATCTACCAACAAAGTTAAAGTTACTAGATGACaaggttccttttgatagtcCGTTGTTGGTTGTTTATGCTACCCG GTTGTATGAAAAGTTTGGGGAATCTGCTCTTCGATCCTTAATCAAGTTCTATCCATCCATTTTGCCATCGGATATCATACAACTTTGTTATCATCATCCTGCTGAGTTTTTGGCCTATTTAGACAGTCTGGTGAAATCAAGACCTGAAGATCAGCG GTCATCTTTTCTTGAGTCCCTTCTGCAACCAGAGTCTTTAAGGTTGGATTGGCTGCTTTTGGCAGTGTCCCTTGATGCTCCACCAAGCACCAGCACAATGGATGATGAAGGTTATCCCAG GCCTCATTCACACTTGCTTTCTTGGGGTTACAGTCAGCTGATCCTTCATCTAATTAAACTTCCCGCAGATTTTATAACCAAAGAGAAAATGACAGACATCTGCAGGTCTTGTGG TTTCTGGCCTGGATATCTAATTCTCTGTTTGGAgctggagagaagaagagaggccTTCATCAATATTATGTATCTGAATGATATGAGCCTGATGGAAGGGGACAATG GTTGGATCCCAGAGACCGTGGAGGAATGGAAGCTTCTCCTTCATCTCATACAGAGCAAGAGCACGAGGCCAGCCCCCCAGGAGTCACTAAATGGGAGCCTCAGTGATGGGCCTTCCCCCATCAATGTGGAGAATGTGGCACTTCTGTTAGCTAAGGCCATGGGCCCAGATCGGGCTTGGTCACTGCTACAGGAATGTGGTCTAGCCCTTGAGTTGTCAGAGAAGTTTACCAGAACCTGCGATATCCTGAGGATTGCTGAGAAAAGGCAGAG
- the HPS5 gene encoding BLOC-2 complex member HPS5 isoform X5: MWEVNFDGEVISTHQFKKLLSLPPLPVITLRSEPQYDHTVGSSQSLSFPKLLHLRDGVLLCHPHWRAVARSQLTAASASQSHSGCHPGWSAVAQSWLTATSASREHCVLTWTERGIYIFIPQNVQVLLWSEVKDIQDVAVCRNELFCLHLNGKVSHLSLISVERCVERLLRRGLWNLAARTCCLFQNSVIASRARKTLTADKLEHLKSQLDHGTYNDLISQLEELILKFEPLDSACSSRRSSISSHESFSILDSGIYRIISSRRGSQSDEDSCSLHSQTLSEDERFKEFTSQQEEDLPDQCCGSHGNEDNVSHAPVMFETDKNETFLPFGIPLPFRSPSPLVSLQAVKESVSSFVRKTTEKIGTLHTSPDLKVRPELRGDEQSCEEDVSSDTCPKEEDNEEEKEVTSPPPEEDRFQELKVATAEAMTKLQDPLVLFESESLRMVLQEWLSHLEKTFAMKDFSGVSDTDNSSMKLNQDVLLVNESKKGILDEDNEKEKRDSLGNEETVDKTAWECVRSPRESLDDLFQICSPCAIASGLQNDLAELTTLCLELNVLNSKIKSTSGHVDHTLQQYSPEILACQFLKKYFFLLDLKRVKESIKLSYSNSPSVWDTFIEGLKEMASSNPVYMEMEKGDLPTKLKLLDDKVPFDSPLLVVYATRLYEKFGESALRSLIKFYPSILPSDIIQLCYHHPAEFLAYLDSLVKSRPEDQRSSFLESLLQPESLRLDWLLLAVSLDAPPSTSTMDDEGYPRPHSHLLSWGYSQLILHLIKLPADFITKEKMTDICRSCGFWPGYLILCLELERRREAFINIMYLNDMSLMEGDNGWIPETVEEWKLLLHLIQSKSTRPAPQESLNGSLSDGPSPINVENVALLLAKAMGPDRAWSLLQECGLALELSEKFTRTCDILRIAEKRQRALIQSMLEKCDRFLWSQQA; this comes from the exons ATGTGGGAAGTGAACTTTGATGGAGAAGTTATAAGTACACATCAGTTCAAGAAACTCCTCTCGTTGCCACCTCTCCCTGTGATTACTCTAAG ATCAGAACCTCAGTATGATCATACAGTTGGATCCTCCCAATCTTTGTCTTTCCCCAAACTCTTACATCTTAG agacggagtcttgctctgtcacccacattggagggcagtagcgcgatctcagctcactgcagcctctgcctcccag agtcactcaggctgtcacccaggctggagtgcagtggcacaatcttggctcactgcaacctccgcctcccg TGAGCATTGTGTGCTGACTTGGACAGAAAGaggaatttatattttcattcctCAGAATGTTCAAGTTCTTCTTTGGAGTGAAGTCAAag ATATTCAGGATGTGGCTGTCTGTAGGAATGAATTGTTCTGTTTGCACCTAAATGGGAAAGTCTCACATCTCTCCCTGATATCTGTGGAGCGCTGTGTGGAACGCCTGCTAAGAAGAGGCCTGTGGAACCTGGCTGCTCGTACAtgctgtcttttccaaaattctgTCATTGCCAGCAGA GCAAGGAAAACTTTGACTGCAGATAAACTGGAGCATTTGAAATCTCAGCTGGACCACGGCACCTACAATGATCTAATTTCTCAACTGGAAGAATTGATCTTAAAATTTGAACCTTTGGATTCAGCTTGTAGCAGTAGAAGAAGCTCCATTTCATCACAT gaaAGTTTCAGCATCTTGGACTCTGGTATTTATCGTATCATTAGTAGTAGAAGAGGCAGTCAGTCAGATGAAGACTCTTGCTCCCTTCACAGCCAAACCCTCTCAGAAGATGAGAGATTTAAAGAATTCACCTCACAGCAGGAAGAGGACCTGCCAGAtcagtgctgtggctcacacggAAATGAAG ACAATGTTTCTCATGCTCCAGTGATGTTTGAGACAGATAAGAATGAAACTTTTCTCCCCTTCGGCATTCCATTACCATTTCGTTCTCCATCTCCTCTTGTGTCTCTTCAGGCTGTCAAAGAAAG TGTTTCTAGCTTTGTGCGTAAAACTACTGAGAAGATTGGCACCCTTCACACAAGCCCTGATCTGAAAGTGAGACCAGAGCTCAGGGGTGATGAGCAATCATGTGAAGAGGACGTGAGTTCAGATACCTGCCCAAAGGAGGAAGACAATGA GGAGGAAAAAGAGGTAACTAGTCCACCTCCAGAAGAAGACAGGTTCCAGGAGCTTAAAGTAGCAACAGCAGAAGCAAT GACCAAGCTACAGGACCCTCTGGTTTTATTTGAATCCGAGTCTCTGAGAATGGTTTTACAAGAGTGGCTTTCACATTTAGAAAAAACATTTGCCATGAAGGACTTTTCAGGCGTTTCAGATACTGACAACTCATCCATGAAATTGAACCAGGACGTACTATTAGTTAATGAATCAAAAAAGGGAATATTAGATGaagataatgaaaaagaaaaaagggactcTTTAGGCAATGAAGAAACTGTTGATAAAACAGCATGGGAATGTGTAAGGAGTCCAAGGGAGTCTTTGGATGACCTGTTTCAAATATGTTCTCCATGCGCCATTGCAAGTGGTCTTCAGAACGACCTGGCTGAATTGACAACATTATGTTTGGAGTTGAATGTATTGAATTCTAAGATCAAAAGCACCAGTGGACATGTGGACCACACTTTGCAACAGTACTCTCCTGAAATTCTGGCTTGCCAATTCCTGAAGAAGTACTTTTTTCTCCTGGACTTGAAAAGAGTGAAGGAGAGTATCAAGCTTAGTTACAGTAATAGCCCTTCTGTTTGGGATACTTTTATTGAAGGATTGAAAG AAATGGCAAGTTCCAATCCTGTGTATATGGAGATGGAAAAAGGAGATCTACCAACAAAGTTAAAGTTACTAGATGACaaggttccttttgatagtcCGTTGTTGGTTGTTTATGCTACCCG GTTGTATGAAAAGTTTGGGGAATCTGCTCTTCGATCCTTAATCAAGTTCTATCCATCCATTTTGCCATCGGATATCATACAACTTTGTTATCATCATCCTGCTGAGTTTTTGGCCTATTTAGACAGTCTGGTGAAATCAAGACCTGAAGATCAGCG GTCATCTTTTCTTGAGTCCCTTCTGCAACCAGAGTCTTTAAGGTTGGATTGGCTGCTTTTGGCAGTGTCCCTTGATGCTCCACCAAGCACCAGCACAATGGATGATGAAGGTTATCCCAG GCCTCATTCACACTTGCTTTCTTGGGGTTACAGTCAGCTGATCCTTCATCTAATTAAACTTCCCGCAGATTTTATAACCAAAGAGAAAATGACAGACATCTGCAGGTCTTGTGG TTTCTGGCCTGGATATCTAATTCTCTGTTTGGAgctggagagaagaagagaggccTTCATCAATATTATGTATCTGAATGATATGAGCCTGATGGAAGGGGACAATG GTTGGATCCCAGAGACCGTGGAGGAATGGAAGCTTCTCCTTCATCTCATACAGAGCAAGAGCACGAGGCCAGCCCCCCAGGAGTCACTAAATGGGAGCCTCAGTGATGGGCCTTCCCCCATCAATGTGGAGAATGTGGCACTTCTGTTAGCTAAGGCCATGGGCCCAGATCGGGCTTGGTCACTGCTACAGGAATGTGGTCTAGCCCTTGAGTTGTCAGAGAAGTTTACCAGAACCTGCGATATCCTGAGGATTGCTGAGAAAAGGCAGAG